The nucleotide sequence TTTTGTCTTGGTGAATAAGTATGTATTTGTATGCATGTATTTCAGAAATCCTTTGCTGGACACCATCTCAAGTCGGTTTCTTGTGGTTTAAcatcttcaccatcttcttcccaAACTAGATTTATAAAAggtaaaaccctaattttattattattttacttttatgaaAAAATATAGGTTTAGGTTAGGTTATTGTGTTCGTATATAAAGGAAATCTTATATGTATGTGTACCTAGCAAGAAAatcgtttttttttaatttgtatttACATAAAGGTGATCGTTTAATAATAACCTGTTATGTCTTTGATTTCACAGAATTATTTTGGATTTGAAATTTATCTAGtgtttttttctattttattatCAAACCTATTTTGACTTTGGAGATAAGCTGATTACATTCTGTCTACAATTCGCATATTTGTACAAGAAGAAGAGGTTGAGATTATCACCCATGGTTGGAGCGGATCCTGTCAAAACTGGTAGTAGAATGAGATTCGGATTTTATTCTTGGAGCATAGTCACATAATTCGCTCAAAAAGATGCGAATTTCGTTTTGGTACGTTTCGTACCATACGGAATTCGTATGCGTATAATACGATGCCAATTCGCGTATCTTATTCTTCAATTCAGCGCATCAGGTTCATGAATTCAGCGAATTTCCTTTATCAATTCAGCGAATTTCTTTTATGTACAAAGATGTGAAATTAAAGTTTTATGCACAAGAATGGTGACGAAGATGAAAAAATTAAACCTTACCTGTGATGTGATGATGAACCCTAGTGAAAATGGAGGAGACGATGGAGATGGAGGCTGACATAATATGACGGCTGCGTTTCTTTAATCTATTTTAACCTAAACCTCTTTTATTTACATAtttcatcctttatgtttgtGTTATTATAACTTTTAATCTAAAGCTTTTTTATTAAGTTACATATTTCATCCTTAGACCTcaatacttttattttttatcaaCTTTAACTTAAAACGTTTTTTAATTGTTTGCTTTTTTTCTTATTTCATTAAGAAATGTGTATACCGAACCGGACGAAATGGTACACCGAACCGAATCGTACCGGATCGTACCGAAATAAACCTACCCCCCTCCGAACCGAATTCATCACAACTAGCGAATCGCGAACCCGAATCGCGTACCCGAACCGGAGCGAACCGCGTATTAGGTGATTATGTCTTGGAGTTCAACATTTTTATCTTTCAATTGTTTTTTACTACATAAAAAAAGGTTGAAACTACTTTTTACTacgggtgtaaacgagccgagcccgatcCCGACTAGgctcgtcatgtttttatgaaactCGAGCTCAGCTCGAGCCTACTtgtttgagctcgagctcggcttgtgaGTAAAACTCAAAGCGCGAGCTCGACTCGGCTtgagctattttgagaacaacttCAAACGAACTAAAAGCTTGGCTCGAGCTCGCTTCATtatcgcttaaacgagccaaagctcggctctagCTAAGCTCACCAATGTTATCATCactattttatattatatataaaaactaaaactTTGTTGCGCTCGTTTGGCTTGCGAGCCTAAACGATGGCTCGAGCTCGGGCTTTGTATTTTAGGTACGCTGATTTCCTTTCTTCTTACAGGATTATTGTCCGCCTATAACACTagcaatttttttatttttttgtgagAAAAGGTTTACTAGATATACATATTAGCAACAGAGAAGCTTCCAAGACCCAAAAAGAAGTGCTAGAAAGGTGTAGTGATTAAAATATGTGTTTTAGTTTTCCATACTTTTAGTTTGTGTTTTATGAAATTGAACTTCTGCTGGATGCATGGAAGGTGTTCGACTAAATGAACACCCTAgtataaataaatacataacttTATAACTTTATTGATGATGTTGTtattgatttttttcttttttcttataGTTATAGTCTTTAATATTTGCAATAACTCTTTCTATTTACTTTTATTTTAGATGTGGCACGACACGAGAGAGGCTACGGATaatgatatatatattttgttgatGCCGAAGTTTTATAGCGAGTTAGGTATTTCGTTAGTTTAGCTTTGTGTATAGATTATATGTAGTTTGTTATGCATTCAACAAAGTATTGTAATTTGACGGGTTTATTTCCGAATTGCATGTGTATTGGGTTGATTTGAAAATGTTCTATTGGTGTATATAAGCTTGATTTGTACAGGTTTGGTATATGTAAGCTTGATGTGTATTTTTGAAAAACCTTTttattgaaattttttttccagcAAATGCTTATAAGACGGTGTTAAAAAGTATCTGTTTTATTAAATATGTGAAAATGTTTTTATATCAAAAGACGGTGTTTATGAAGTTTAAGACGGGGTTCAAATTGAACACCGTCTGATAACACTTGATTTTAAACCGGTGTATTTTAAGACGGTGTTGAAAATACCGTCTTAAAACCCATTTCACCCCGTCTAATGCTATGTTTtgtagtaaataataaaaattggTTATTCGGCCATATTCCAAAACTGATCGAATCCAAATTTGTTTTTCCATTCGTCTTGAACTACAAGAATTTGGTTCAGTTTtcgcttttgaaaaaaaaaaaatcaagccGAATAATAGATTTCCCACAATTCTCTTATCTACTTACATGTGATCCGAAACTTGTTGCAAGAAAGAGAGTTagaaaaaaattaagaaaattaaTTAACTGGATagtaaatcatttaatatttacaatattttatatttaaGTATCACCTAATCTTGCAATTGAAATAATTTGAAAGCACACCAATTAACTATATACGGAGAAAGATTTAATATACCCACTATACCACTATACTATTAGATTATTGGTAAACCAACACGATGGTATCTTAAAGGAAGAATTCATATAAACCCTTTGATATACATTAGTAGTagcttctaaatatatatatatgaagaatTCATAAACTGAAACTGTCATCGTTTGATGCCGGACAAGTTGGCATCGTACGACTCATAGTATACAACCACCAACCAAGACCTACTGTTTCAAAGAAAACGATATAACTAGTTgactagggtttttttttttttttttttttttttttttttttttttttaatttagctCGTTAACGATTATATAGGCTTTTAATATAAACATATGGATATGATTATTAACTTTGTTTTATGATTGGTGCTTACTATCATGGTTGCCACTTCGTGTTAGCAGTTGCATTAAAGTATACCCAACGAAACTCTTAAAATATCAGTTTCTCGTCTGGTAAAAGAGAATCTGGGACCTTTTGAGTTTGAAAGTTTCTCACTAAATGTTAACCTCACACCTTCTACGCGTGTACctatttgaattttgaatattgTATCTCATGCATTAAAATGTATATATAGATGCATGCACACACATATATGCTTGCATTACGGTCCGTGTACTTGTTTTTCTAGACTATATAGCTTGTCATTGGCATCAGAATGTCTAAGGTAACACGAGACTTTCACTGCATATTAAGTCGTCGTTCTAATTATATGTAGCGGTGTACATCATATgcaattttttatattttcataaTCTGCGCGTATTTtagttttatcatttttttaacTTGATATTTGGTATGCGAATATCCTTCTAAGCGAAGAAAACCAGAAAAAaatatagtttgttttcaaaaatgGATATTTATGCAAATCCCACATCGTTCGCCGTTCGTTTGTTAGAGAGATTATATTTTAATAACGTCATTGCCTCTTGTTGAGACGAGAGCTCCATAGTATGGCGTGCTAACTAAAAAGCTCCATAGTCTTAGAAAGTTTTCAATCTTAAATATCGTTACGCCTACAGAAAAAAATTGTAAGCGCCCtgtgtttttatattataaattcCTGTTTTAAATATCATGGTAGTTTGCATAATTAGAATTCATATATATTTACTGTTTGttgtttttcttcttttttttactAACAACTAATAAAAACATACATTCATGCATCAGAAAATAGAGGTGGAAGTGAATATGCATTGCGAAAAGTGCAGGACTGACGTTCTAAAGTCTGTGACCAAACTTTCAGGCATCGATCAAGTATCAGTTGATCTTGAAAAACAGATGTTAGTCGTAGTTGGAGATGATGTTGATCCGGTGAGTGTGGTAGAACGTGTTAAGAAAACCGGAAAAAGAGCCAAAATTATTACTGTTGGACCATCCAAAAAACCGGATCCTCCAGTTTCTCCTATATGTGAATCTATCATAAGTGGGTACCCTTATCCTGTCTGTACCGATGTATATCCTGTAGCTGTCGTGTATCCCCAACCATGTGATTATGAAACTGGAGGATGTGTGATTCAATAAAATGTAATCAAAGCTGTGTGTGTTGGacctttttaaacttttttttgaGTTAGAATCACAAATTGCTAATTGGGTTTTGTTGGATTGAATAGCAGCCTCTCTTTCTCTTTAGACCATGTGTAATGCTTTAGTGAATAATGCCTCCACCATTAAGCGTTTTCTGTCATGTGTCAGTTCACTCAATaagggggcattattgggcgtttttacaaAAGGGGCTTAgtggaataatgcccaataatgtcCCAACCAATTATTacacaattattattttttttaatctaaaaactaataatatttcattaaataaaaaaaattacaatactaAAAAAAAAAGATAGAAACGATCATACTTAAAAAAAAGTACATTAATTTTCGTCTTCGCTTTCGTCATTCTCGTCATCTTCGTCTTCCTCAGCTGGGATATATCGAGTCGACCATGCGTGTTGTACCAGATCAACCGTTAACGCAGAATGGTGGGGTTCGTAAGACAATTCTCGTGCATtattcactctttcttccattaACGCTTGCGGATGCTCCTCCTGAACGGCTTCCGATACATAATTCTGACATATCGCCTTTCCTTTGTCTTCCAAAATCACGTTGTGCATGcttatacaagcgtacatagcatctTTCATTTTTTGCAATGGACGAGGAACTAGGGTAatccttttttttataaaaatggtttaatatttgagattgtataggtttttgtttgtaaaaaatgTGATTTGTAGTGTGTATGTATATAAAGGTGAGaaaggaaaaaagaaaaaaaaaataaaaattatccGTTGCTTTTGACCGTTGCAACGGTCTTATTGGTTGGTTTCAAATTGTTCAAGCATGGTTTCAAACACGTCAAATCGAAAAAATTGAGCAAAAACGCACAGGGGGCGGGTCTTCGGCGTTTTCGGGCATGGTTAGCGAAAAAAAAAGGCCCAAATTTCTACCACTACGGATGGTCTTAAAGGTAAACAAAGAAACACACTAATTTGAATTTCAATGAACTTTTCCTATGAGTAGTGATGTGGGACTTAAGACTAACAAGAGTTCTGTTGTATGTGAAACCACAACCCTTGGGAAAATTCAGCCAAATTTTAATATACATTAAGGATTGATCATTAACTGTAGTTTCCAAAATTTCAGTTTTTATCAGGTGGTGAACCAACTCTCATCTGAAAGTGATTGCTATAACTCAGAGAATAAAATTTAATTAAAGCTTATCTAAATTGAAACAAATCAATTCTTGTTATTAATGGTATGTGATATCCAAAATTAAGAATATACTTTCATGTCCAGGCCGAAGGGTGTGGAGGCGTCACCCATGCCACCTCACATTCTATAGCGCCACCACCCCACACCCTCTGATTTACGGTGGGGCGCTGATGTGCGTGTGGTGGTATagatttttatgtatatttttagccctttttacacgttagtcaagttttaaatttataaaatatgatattttactaacaccaaacacacatataggcaagtgcacccatcgtaagCATACTATAGTGtcggcaagataccgaggtcctccaaggacacaagagcttttaataccggtttatcctcaatgtctaatcaaatcaaaagtttagaaaaaaggtttaaactagaaaataaacactaaaaatgctgaaaataaaaataaagcagatagacaagatgaatcacttggatccgactcgcgtttagtgtaacctttgattattttcgcacttttccaatttttaagagattatcttagttatagtagtaggcccctcttttgaaggtggcgttaccctcaacccagtagtttgagtcagcaaggatacaatcctaaagggttggattattgaaagataactaattaagttattaatgcgtaatgtggtaggcccctcttttgaaggtggtgttaccctcggctaagtagtttgagtcagcagtgatacaatcctaaatagccgggttaattTTTAATaatagcttacatatgaggggatcaaggagttcggactcccgccatccaataccggtgggtattgaaggaggtcctactaaaattgacccaagtccttgcaggatctatacactgaacaaggtaagactcttaccaaaccattcccttaacccccgaccaggtagccaacatatctccatatagaccgtggagatatgaatggtgaaaatcttttattttatatagacggtaaaataatgccaagacaccacggacaaatgataaggaagattcaccttcaacataagaaactatttattaaagtcattaatacataaccaaataaaaagtgcgaaaagattaaaaataaaaagtattacactaaacacttgtcttcaccaagtgatgtaagagacttaggcaaacatggcctttgattgtcaagaactcttacgatcaatcttggatcccgagactactcacacactctatgatggatgatggatgatggtggtggatgtgggttgtgatagTGGTgatgggtgggtgaagtgtgagagaggtggtttgccaagggatggtttgcaaatgagccaagcacccctatttatagcctgcacagaaacccggacacggccccgtgtccatccaccttctctttcttcattaattgcagtttgtcggcattagttgaccacgcccccgtgtccgctgggcacgaccccgtgtgcagaagcgtatatgtactatcaagattttcctagattctgcgaatcttagagttgaccacgaccccgtgtccgttggacacgcccccgtgtccgttggacacgcccccgtggtgggtgatagaagcttctacaactttgtcttttctgtagacacttaggcacgcccccgtgctcattgagcacggggcgtgttcaaccttctgttctcttgtttttgcttgggaggatgctgtcgaggggtcaggcatgccacgtttattccttttcttgtatttatattagatttagctgcttttttgcttcttttgttcatttgagctcatttaatcctgaaaatacaaaaggaagacaaaaacacacttttttcaacattagtactaaaaaagggttagttttatgccacatttgatgtaatttatatgttgcattttgcacatatcaaatacccccacacttgaatctttgcttgtcctcaagcaaaactctttacaGTGTGGCTTTATACTcacaaatggaatgggtagaagagaaggtttttgggcttgtcatagagtgtcgggatttctaAGGTTCTTTATTaggttttacttttattttatttacaatcctattcgtcatgatttatttaaaacatttcataagataaattacttattagggcataacatgccttttttaaaattccatttatatacaagttcacatacctcacgggggatcactcaacactcggccgaagaggtacttttgtgaaacactcgagagcggcatggaacttacttctaccataagcttgtcaaagaatcaatcctcctcctttttaactatacacctttgtaaatatcaagaggacttttgggagaagggttaggcttgggttaaaggtatgtggtttggttagtggttagtagaaaagggcgaaatgCATAAAAAAAcgtcggttttcataagactttttatttttataactttttattttaatgaagcaatttttttttcaaacaaagttctttttgatgaacttgtttgtttatttcttttggcttcatcatcatcatcatttttttataaggaagtcacaagaaaaccgagctttgttactaaaataaagggtttaaaatgaaaaatggttttggtgggtaaaagggtgtttgttttgggttaaaaaaatgaaaaggtttaggctcaagagagttaactagggggattttgggtaggtggtataaaaaaaaaaaagaaaaataatggtgttgaaataaaaagggttagtcctaatgccttcatcatttacttacttgggtttaagttggtaaggaccgggaatgtatcgtcatggcaagttctagagtcgtaagaaccaagcggctattcacataagaaaagaaaaatgagcatttagtttaaagatgtgtatttgcatgctcaataaaggctcaaaactcactttttgtgggaataggtttttatgtgatcaagtatatattatcaaattttaactagatttgtcatgccgtttcataattttcttatgttggttctttttatcacga is from Helianthus annuus cultivar XRQ/B chromosome 9, HanXRQr2.0-SUNRISE, whole genome shotgun sequence and encodes:
- the LOC110875941 gene encoding heavy metal-associated isoprenylated plant protein 2; translation: MHQKIEVEVNMHCEKCRTDVLKSVTKLSGIDQVSVDLEKQMLVVVGDDVDPVSVVERVKKTGKRAKIITVGPSKKPDPPVSPICESIISGYPYPVCTDVYPVAVVYPQPCDYETGGCVIQ